A genome region from Salvia splendens isolate huo1 chromosome 19, SspV2, whole genome shotgun sequence includes the following:
- the LOC121778938 gene encoding auxin-responsive protein SAUR50-like, with protein MAIRKSNKLTQKAMIKQIMKQCSSLGKRHGYENDEGLPLDVPKGHFVVYVGVNRSRYIVPISILNRPEFVSLLQRAEEEFGFDHDMGLTIPCDEQVFQSFLR; from the coding sequence ATGGCCATcagaaaatcaaacaaactcacaCAAAAAGCAATGATCAAGCAGATCATGAAGCAGTGCTCGAGCTTAGGGAAAAGGCACGGGTACGAAAACGACGAGGGGCTGCCTTTGGACGTGCCAAAGGGGCACTTCGTGGTGTACGTGGGCGTGAACAGGAGCCGATACATCGTTCCTATCTCGATTTTGAACAGGCCGGAATTCGTGAGCCTGCTTCAACGAGCTGAGGAAGAATTCGGATTCGATCACGACATGGGGCTCACAATTCCTTGTGATGAACAAGTATTCCAGTCATTCCTTAGATAG
- the LOC121779367 gene encoding filament-like plant protein 4 isoform X1, whose product MDKRSWPWKKKYSDKQAAEKTAATASESSTAASDINVTQFDKAKQDNNKKPKYVQISLESYTHLTGLEDEVKSYAGQVLTLEEEVKELNEKLSEADTEMANKENLVKQHAKVAEEAVSGWEKAEAEAAALKNHLESVTLLKLTAEDRAAHLDDALKECMRQIRNLKEDHEEKLWELALNKTKLFDKMKLELEAKIGNLDQELMKSAAENAAWSRSLQERSNMLIQLNDEKSQANAEIELLKSEIESCEREVNTLKYELHIARKEAEIRNEEKNMSVRSAEAATKHHLEGVKKIAKLEAECQRLRGLVRKKLPGPAALAQMKLEVENFGRDSGESRLRRSPGKPSTPQLSQMPDFSLDHAQKYLQANELLTERLLAMEEETKMLKEALAKRNSELQAARSICAQTASKLQTLEAQLHDHGEQKNHLSSNPQVSIESFNSRKASIPSGLTTMSEDGNDDNISCSGSWTSGMMSDLSHQKKEKTLGSLQKSESVSHADLMNDFLEMEKLAYQSNGIVSGGDCSGNTVNEGSELVKCEVSVEVSTSEDTQLGEQHGLEPQAGPKEDPNVVSLQMHADPLVFVKLQSKISGVLELVSNERDMEKVIEEVRQAILEIHETLHDLSVYSFTEANCPVGTTTDQITEDAKLADTTATKETSVPQDASSSINTYEAINEEVQVAIMHIYDFITSLGKEVKTVTKASSDGDGLNKFFYIFSSKYGEAMTSYINLNDFVLDISQVLNSSSELHINVLGYKSSEVETGSSNCIDKIALPANKVVVESLRGSYPDGCAHFSDSASDPDVPNDGNLVPISESTVTSWKCSPEEFEQLKMDRDNLAVNLARSLENLETTKSQLLETEHLLAEVKSKLMTAQKSNSLAETQLKCMAESYNSLETRSEDIKTEVNFLQGKIQNLEKELLDEKRSHEEALNKCKDLQDQLERIDNCAAAQTVERSDQEKELAAAAEKLAKCQETIFLLGKQMKALRPQTEMHSSTNSRIQRVEDSIEEEPTISGMNLLDLDPPEIDTAASFHLHRAGSESPMDLFNASFSPSDFEANDLLRSPVGSKQPSHRPTKSGSSSASNTPTPEKHARGFSRFFSSKAKNVY is encoded by the exons ATGGATAAAAGGAGTTGGCCTTGGAAGAAAAAATATTCTGATAAGCAGGCTGCTGAGAAAACAGCTGCCACTGCATCAGAGTCTTCTACAGCTGCTTCAGATATAAATGTAACTCAATTCGACAAG GCAAAACAAGACAATAATAAAAAGCCAAAGTATGTTCAAATTTCTTTAGAATCATATACACATCTAACTGGATTGGAAGATGAAGTGAAGTCCTATGCAGGACAGGTGCTGACCTTAGAGGAGGAAGTGAAAGAACTCAATGAAAAGTTATCTGAAGCAGATACTGAAATGGCTAATAAGGAAAATTTGGTAAAGCAACATGCCAAAGTTGCTGAAGAAGCTGTTTCAG GTTGGGAGAAGGCTGAGGCTGAAGCTGCAGCACTTAAAAATCATCTGGAATCAGTCACGCTGCTAAAGCTTACTGCTGAAGATCGGGCAGCACACTTGGATGATGCTCTCAAAGAATGCATGAGGCAGATACGGAATTTGAAGGAAGACCATGAAGAAAAGTTGTGGGAACTTGCTCTTAACAAAACAAAGTTGTTTGACAAGATGAAGTTAGAGCTTGAAGCTAAAATAGGTAATCTGGACCAAGAGTTAATGAAGTCTGCAGCTGAAAATGCTGCGTGGTCTAGATCCTTGCAAGAGCGTTCTAACATGCTGATCCAGCTCAATGATGAGAAATCACAGGCTAATGCCGAGATAGAACTTTTGAAGAGCGAAATTGAGTCTTGTGAAAGAGAAGTAAACACACTCAAATACGAACTCCATATTGCTAGGAAAGAGGCGGAAATTCGCAATGAAGAGAAAAACATGAGTGTGCGGTCCGCTGAGGCAGCAACCAAGCATCACCTAGAAGGAGTTAAGAAAATTGCTAAGCTTGAGGCCGAGTGTCAAAGATTACGAGGCCTTGTTCGGAAGAAGCTTCCTGGTCCAGCTGCACTAGCCCAAATGAAACTTGAAGTTGAGAACTTTGGCCGAGACTCTGGAGAGTCTCGTTTAAGGAGATCTCCTGGGAAGCCTTCTACTCCACAGTTGTCTCAGATGCCGGACTTTTCGCTTGATCATGCCCAGAAATACCTCCAAGCAAACGAGTTACTCACAGAACGGCTACTTGCTATGGAGGAAGAAACAAAGATGCTTAAGGAGGCATTGGCAAAACGTAACAGTGAATTGCAAGCTGCTAGGAGTATCTGTGCTCAAACGGCTAGCAAGCTTCAAACTTTGGAAGCACAACTACATGATCATGGTGAACAGAAAAATCATCTCAGTTCTAATCCTCAGGTTTCAATTGAAAGTTTCAATAGTCGGAAAGCTAGTATTCCATCAGGTTTGACCACTATGTCGGAAGATGGAAATGATGATAATATTAGCTGTTCTGGTTCATGGACTTCTGGAATGATGTCTGACCTCTCTCATCAGAAGAAGGAAAAGACCTTGGGCAGTCTACAGAAATCTGAAAGTGTAAGTCATGCAGATCTTATGAATGACTTCTTAGAGATGGAGAAGTTGGCATACCAATCGAATGGAATAGTCTCAGGTGGAGACTGTTCAGGCAATACTGTCAATGAAGGATCTGAACTTGTAAAGTGTGAAGTTTCAGTTGAAGTCTCTACCAGTGAAGACACTCAATTAGGAGAGCAGCATGGTTTGGAACCTCAAGCGGGTCCTAAAGAAGATCCGAATGTAGTAAGTCTTCAAATGCATGCAGATCCACTGGTCTTTGTGAAACTCCAGTCAAAAATATCTGGGGTTCTTGAATTAGTTTCTAATGAAAGGGACATGGAAAAAGTAATAGAGGAAGTTAGACAAGCTATTCTGGAAATCCATGAAACTTTACATGACCTTTCGGTGTATAGTTTTACCGAGGCAAATTGTCCTGTTGGAACAACAACTGATCAAATCACCGAAGATGCCAAACTGGCAGACACAACAGCCACAAAGGAGACATCAGTGCCTCAAGATGCTAGTTCATCTATCAACACTTATGAAGCCATCAATGAAGAAGTACAAGTTGCTATTATgcatatttatgattttatcacTAGCCTTGGCAAAGAGGTGAAGACCGTCACCAAAGCAAGTTCTGATGGAGATGGgttgaataaatttttttatatattttcttcCAAATATGGTGAAGCAATGACGTCTTATATCAACCTGAATGATTTTGTTCTTGACATTTCTCAAGTATTGAACAGTTCAAGCGAGCTGCATATCAATGTTCTTGGATATAAAAGTTCTGAAGTTGAAACTGGTAGTTCCAACTGTATAGACAAGATAGCCCTACCAGCAAACAAGGTCGTTGTGGAATCATTACGGGGGAGTTATCCAGATGGGTGTGCACACTTTTCAGATTCTGCATCCGATCCCGATGTTCCGAATGATGGGAATCTTGTTCCAATCTCTGAATCAACAGTCACTTCTTGGAAATGTTCACCAGAGGAGTTTGAACAATTGAAAATGGACAGGGATAATCTAGCAGTCAATCTTGCTAGATCTTTGGAAAATTTAGAAACTACCAAGTCTCAGTTGCTCGAAACAGAACACCTTCTGGCTGAGGTTAAATCGAAATTAATGACAGCTCAGAAGTCAAACAGCCTGGCTGAGACACAGCTCAAATGCATGGCAGAATCATACAATTCACTTGAAACACGTTCGGAAGATATAAAGACTGAGGTAAATTTCCTCCAAGGGAAAATACAGAATTTGGAGAAAGAACTGCTAGATGAGAAAAGAAGCCATGAAGAGGCACTTAACAAATGCAAAGATCTTCAAGACCAGCTTGAGAG GATTGATAATTGTGCAGCAGCTCAAACTGTTGAGAGGTCTGATCAG GAGAAGGAGTTGGCAGCTGCAGCAGAAAAGCTGGCAAAGTGTCAAGAAACCATATTTCTTCTAGGCAAGCAAATGAAAGCTCTACGTCCACAAACAGAAATGCATTCCTCGACTAACTCGAGGATTCAAAGAGTCGAAGACTCTATTGAGGAAGAACCAACTATCAGTGGAATGAATTTACTAGATCTTGATCCACCTGAAATAGACACTGCTGCTTCTTTCCATTTGCACAGAGCTGGCTCAGAATCTCCTATGGATCTGTTTAATGCTTCTTTCAGTCCATCTGATTTTGAAGCTAACGACTTATTGAGATCTCCGGTCGGCTCAAAACAACCAAGCCACCGCCCTACGAAGTCAGGCTCTTCTTCTGCTTCGAATACTCCAACACCGGAGAAACATGCTCGTGGATTTAGCAGGTTCTTTTCCTCGAAGGCGAAGAATGTCTATTAG
- the LOC121779367 gene encoding filament-like plant protein 4 isoform X2, whose product MANKENLVKQHAKVAEEAVSGWEKAEAEAAALKNHLESVTLLKLTAEDRAAHLDDALKECMRQIRNLKEDHEEKLWELALNKTKLFDKMKLELEAKIGNLDQELMKSAAENAAWSRSLQERSNMLIQLNDEKSQANAEIELLKSEIESCEREVNTLKYELHIARKEAEIRNEEKNMSVRSAEAATKHHLEGVKKIAKLEAECQRLRGLVRKKLPGPAALAQMKLEVENFGRDSGESRLRRSPGKPSTPQLSQMPDFSLDHAQKYLQANELLTERLLAMEEETKMLKEALAKRNSELQAARSICAQTASKLQTLEAQLHDHGEQKNHLSSNPQVSIESFNSRKASIPSGLTTMSEDGNDDNISCSGSWTSGMMSDLSHQKKEKTLGSLQKSESVSHADLMNDFLEMEKLAYQSNGIVSGGDCSGNTVNEGSELVKCEVSVEVSTSEDTQLGEQHGLEPQAGPKEDPNVVSLQMHADPLVFVKLQSKISGVLELVSNERDMEKVIEEVRQAILEIHETLHDLSVYSFTEANCPVGTTTDQITEDAKLADTTATKETSVPQDASSSINTYEAINEEVQVAIMHIYDFITSLGKEVKTVTKASSDGDGLNKFFYIFSSKYGEAMTSYINLNDFVLDISQVLNSSSELHINVLGYKSSEVETGSSNCIDKIALPANKVVVESLRGSYPDGCAHFSDSASDPDVPNDGNLVPISESTVTSWKCSPEEFEQLKMDRDNLAVNLARSLENLETTKSQLLETEHLLAEVKSKLMTAQKSNSLAETQLKCMAESYNSLETRSEDIKTEVNFLQGKIQNLEKELLDEKRSHEEALNKCKDLQDQLERIDNCAAAQTVERSDQEKELAAAAEKLAKCQETIFLLGKQMKALRPQTEMHSSTNSRIQRVEDSIEEEPTISGMNLLDLDPPEIDTAASFHLHRAGSESPMDLFNASFSPSDFEANDLLRSPVGSKQPSHRPTKSGSSSASNTPTPEKHARGFSRFFSSKAKNVY is encoded by the exons ATGGCTAATAAGGAAAATTTGGTAAAGCAACATGCCAAAGTTGCTGAAGAAGCTGTTTCAG GTTGGGAGAAGGCTGAGGCTGAAGCTGCAGCACTTAAAAATCATCTGGAATCAGTCACGCTGCTAAAGCTTACTGCTGAAGATCGGGCAGCACACTTGGATGATGCTCTCAAAGAATGCATGAGGCAGATACGGAATTTGAAGGAAGACCATGAAGAAAAGTTGTGGGAACTTGCTCTTAACAAAACAAAGTTGTTTGACAAGATGAAGTTAGAGCTTGAAGCTAAAATAGGTAATCTGGACCAAGAGTTAATGAAGTCTGCAGCTGAAAATGCTGCGTGGTCTAGATCCTTGCAAGAGCGTTCTAACATGCTGATCCAGCTCAATGATGAGAAATCACAGGCTAATGCCGAGATAGAACTTTTGAAGAGCGAAATTGAGTCTTGTGAAAGAGAAGTAAACACACTCAAATACGAACTCCATATTGCTAGGAAAGAGGCGGAAATTCGCAATGAAGAGAAAAACATGAGTGTGCGGTCCGCTGAGGCAGCAACCAAGCATCACCTAGAAGGAGTTAAGAAAATTGCTAAGCTTGAGGCCGAGTGTCAAAGATTACGAGGCCTTGTTCGGAAGAAGCTTCCTGGTCCAGCTGCACTAGCCCAAATGAAACTTGAAGTTGAGAACTTTGGCCGAGACTCTGGAGAGTCTCGTTTAAGGAGATCTCCTGGGAAGCCTTCTACTCCACAGTTGTCTCAGATGCCGGACTTTTCGCTTGATCATGCCCAGAAATACCTCCAAGCAAACGAGTTACTCACAGAACGGCTACTTGCTATGGAGGAAGAAACAAAGATGCTTAAGGAGGCATTGGCAAAACGTAACAGTGAATTGCAAGCTGCTAGGAGTATCTGTGCTCAAACGGCTAGCAAGCTTCAAACTTTGGAAGCACAACTACATGATCATGGTGAACAGAAAAATCATCTCAGTTCTAATCCTCAGGTTTCAATTGAAAGTTTCAATAGTCGGAAAGCTAGTATTCCATCAGGTTTGACCACTATGTCGGAAGATGGAAATGATGATAATATTAGCTGTTCTGGTTCATGGACTTCTGGAATGATGTCTGACCTCTCTCATCAGAAGAAGGAAAAGACCTTGGGCAGTCTACAGAAATCTGAAAGTGTAAGTCATGCAGATCTTATGAATGACTTCTTAGAGATGGAGAAGTTGGCATACCAATCGAATGGAATAGTCTCAGGTGGAGACTGTTCAGGCAATACTGTCAATGAAGGATCTGAACTTGTAAAGTGTGAAGTTTCAGTTGAAGTCTCTACCAGTGAAGACACTCAATTAGGAGAGCAGCATGGTTTGGAACCTCAAGCGGGTCCTAAAGAAGATCCGAATGTAGTAAGTCTTCAAATGCATGCAGATCCACTGGTCTTTGTGAAACTCCAGTCAAAAATATCTGGGGTTCTTGAATTAGTTTCTAATGAAAGGGACATGGAAAAAGTAATAGAGGAAGTTAGACAAGCTATTCTGGAAATCCATGAAACTTTACATGACCTTTCGGTGTATAGTTTTACCGAGGCAAATTGTCCTGTTGGAACAACAACTGATCAAATCACCGAAGATGCCAAACTGGCAGACACAACAGCCACAAAGGAGACATCAGTGCCTCAAGATGCTAGTTCATCTATCAACACTTATGAAGCCATCAATGAAGAAGTACAAGTTGCTATTATgcatatttatgattttatcacTAGCCTTGGCAAAGAGGTGAAGACCGTCACCAAAGCAAGTTCTGATGGAGATGGgttgaataaatttttttatatattttcttcCAAATATGGTGAAGCAATGACGTCTTATATCAACCTGAATGATTTTGTTCTTGACATTTCTCAAGTATTGAACAGTTCAAGCGAGCTGCATATCAATGTTCTTGGATATAAAAGTTCTGAAGTTGAAACTGGTAGTTCCAACTGTATAGACAAGATAGCCCTACCAGCAAACAAGGTCGTTGTGGAATCATTACGGGGGAGTTATCCAGATGGGTGTGCACACTTTTCAGATTCTGCATCCGATCCCGATGTTCCGAATGATGGGAATCTTGTTCCAATCTCTGAATCAACAGTCACTTCTTGGAAATGTTCACCAGAGGAGTTTGAACAATTGAAAATGGACAGGGATAATCTAGCAGTCAATCTTGCTAGATCTTTGGAAAATTTAGAAACTACCAAGTCTCAGTTGCTCGAAACAGAACACCTTCTGGCTGAGGTTAAATCGAAATTAATGACAGCTCAGAAGTCAAACAGCCTGGCTGAGACACAGCTCAAATGCATGGCAGAATCATACAATTCACTTGAAACACGTTCGGAAGATATAAAGACTGAGGTAAATTTCCTCCAAGGGAAAATACAGAATTTGGAGAAAGAACTGCTAGATGAGAAAAGAAGCCATGAAGAGGCACTTAACAAATGCAAAGATCTTCAAGACCAGCTTGAGAG GATTGATAATTGTGCAGCAGCTCAAACTGTTGAGAGGTCTGATCAG GAGAAGGAGTTGGCAGCTGCAGCAGAAAAGCTGGCAAAGTGTCAAGAAACCATATTTCTTCTAGGCAAGCAAATGAAAGCTCTACGTCCACAAACAGAAATGCATTCCTCGACTAACTCGAGGATTCAAAGAGTCGAAGACTCTATTGAGGAAGAACCAACTATCAGTGGAATGAATTTACTAGATCTTGATCCACCTGAAATAGACACTGCTGCTTCTTTCCATTTGCACAGAGCTGGCTCAGAATCTCCTATGGATCTGTTTAATGCTTCTTTCAGTCCATCTGATTTTGAAGCTAACGACTTATTGAGATCTCCGGTCGGCTCAAAACAACCAAGCCACCGCCCTACGAAGTCAGGCTCTTCTTCTGCTTCGAATACTCCAACACCGGAGAAACATGCTCGTGGATTTAGCAGGTTCTTTTCCTCGAAGGCGAAGAATGTCTATTAG